A portion of the Novosphingobium sp. KA1 genome contains these proteins:
- a CDS encoding nuclear transport factor 2 family protein translates to MKELLEELADRQAIADQIHRYCRSVDRLDVALGYTVFHEDAEADYSEQGYRGSGRGAIDWICAAHADLLHHMHQAGNVLIELDGDRAGSETYVTATLRMAREGKVMQIEIHARYCDRWSKRGGHWAIDRREAVIEFDAIREVTPMKSHAHARRDRGDPSYAALEIRP, encoded by the coding sequence GTGAAGGAATTGCTGGAAGAACTGGCGGATCGGCAGGCGATTGCCGACCAGATCCATCGCTATTGCCGCAGCGTGGACCGCCTCGATGTCGCGCTCGGGTATACGGTGTTTCACGAGGATGCAGAGGCCGACTACAGCGAGCAGGGCTATCGCGGCAGCGGACGCGGTGCGATCGACTGGATCTGCGCGGCACACGCGGACCTGCTCCACCATATGCATCAGGCTGGCAACGTGCTGATCGAACTCGACGGAGATCGTGCCGGCAGCGAGACCTACGTCACCGCCACGCTGCGCATGGCACGTGAGGGCAAGGTCATGCAGATCGAGATCCATGCGCGCTACTGCGACCGTTGGTCGAAGCGCGGTGGCCACTGGGCGATCGATCGCCGCGAGGCGGTGATCGAGTTCGATGCCATCCGCGAAGTCACCCCGATGAAGAGCCATGCCCACGCACGCAGGGACCGCGGGGATCCCTCTTATGCCGCACTGGAGATCAGGCCGTGA